In a single window of the Magnolia sinica isolate HGM2019 chromosome 7, MsV1, whole genome shotgun sequence genome:
- the LOC131251016 gene encoding uncharacterized protein LOC131251016: protein MVRLILIISSLVALATIQAIQAVEYEVTNNAIGTPGGTRFENEIGIAYSKQILETGSTFIWQTFRQGEADRKNVQRVSTFIRSMDGVAYTSNNEIHVSANYIAGYSGDVRNEITGVLYHELVHVWQWNGNGQTPGGLIEGIADFVRLKAGFAPSHWVRPGQGDRWDQGYDVTARFLDYCNDLKDGFVADLNSRMRTSYSPNIFVDLLGKTVDQLWNDYKARFGG, encoded by the coding sequence ATGGTTCGTCTAATTCTCATAATCTCTTCCCTCGTGGCCTTGGCCACCATCCAAGCAATCCAAGCCGTCGAATATGAAGTTACCAACAATGCAATCGGGACACCTGGTGGGACCCGTTTTGAAAATGAGATCGGTATAGCTTATAGCAAGCAGATACTCGAAACAGGTTCCACCTTCATCTGGCAAACCTTTCGGCAAGGGGAAGCAGACAGGAAGAATGTCCAACGGGTGTCAACGTTCATCAGGAGCATGGACGGTGTAGCTTACACGAGCAACAATGAAATCCATGTAAGTGCAAATTACATCGCAGGTTACTCAGGCGATGTACGGAACGAGATTACAGGCGTTCTGTATCATGAGCTAGTCCATGTTTGGCAATGGAATGGGAACGGTCAGACACCTGGGGGTTTGATAGAAGGGATAGCTGATTTCGTGAGGTTGAAAGCGGGTTTCGCACCTTCACATTGGGTGAGACCTGGTCAAGGAGATAGGTGGGATCAAGGGTATGATGTGACTGCTCGTTTCTTGGATTATTGTAATGATCTTAAAGATGGTTTTGTAGCTGATCTTAATAGCAGGATGAGGACTAGTTACAGCCCAAATATCTTTGTGGATTTGCTCGGGAAGACTGTCGATCAGCTGTGGAATGATTATAAGGCACGGTTTGGAGGTTGA
- the LOC131251017 gene encoding F-box protein At2g32560-like, producing MLFFLISCLSFLILSNSFSLLPFPSWVNEMILLLGLLLRELACAFVRQLSVLRFSSTMSFKKNVEKKSLPKVENVEVSEEFTILDLPELALESILGKLPPSALYNMACVCRSLRDRCRSDHLWKKHMSEKWGRVMSPTAYREWQWFIATRRDLGALDVRKSRGWLGSLSCMWRVSWLKSKINSGVKPRSSSPADSIMACYLSLESGKFWFPAQVYNREYGHVGFMLSCYDADLSYDSCTDTFHARYPPHGRRNMVIEEGVKWERLRPPPVSTPAHELHVSDCLDDLRPGDHIEIQWRRSKEFPYGWWYGVVGHLELCDGNRNLCYCHSSDTVMLEFNQYTPGSRWRRTAVNRKDHQEEGNETNGFYGGIRKLHTKEERAMWKQLWPTHVLE from the exons ATGCTTTTCTTTTTAATATCTTGCCTCtcctttctcatcctctccaattCATTTTCTCTCCTGCCTTTCCCGTCATGGGTGAATGAAATGATATTGTTATTGGGCTTGCTCTTGCGAGAATTGGCTTGTGCGTTCGTGCGCCAGTTGAGTGTACTTAGATTTTCATCAACAATGTCTTTCAAGAAGAATGTGGAGAAGAAGAGCCTCCCAAAAGTGGAGAATGTGGAGGTGTCAGAGGAGTTTACGATATTGGATTTGCCTGAATTGGCATTAGAATCCATCTTGGGGAAGCTCCCACCGTCCGCTTTGTATAACATGGCATGCGTCTGTAGATCTTTGAGGGATCGGTGTCGGAGCGACCATCTATGGAAAAAGCACATGAGTGAGAAGTGGGGTAGAGTGATGAGCCCCACCGCTTATCGGGAATGGCAGTGGTTTATCGCAACGAGGAGAGATTTAGGTGCTTTAGATGTGAGGAAATCTAGAGGTTGGCTTGGGTCTTTATCTTGTATGTGGCGTGTTTCGTGgctcaaatcaaagatcaacagtggTGTGAAGCCGAGGAGTTCTTCGCCTGCAGATTCAATCATGGCCTGCTATCTCTCACTTGAAAGCGGCAAGTTCTGGTTCCCAGCTCAGGTCTATAATCGTGAG TATGGGCATGTTGGGTTTATGCTGTCATGTTACGATGCGGACCTCAGTTACGATAGCTGCACAGACACCTTTCATGCAAG GTACCCACCTCATGGGCGGAGGAATATGGTGATAGAGGAAGGAGTGAAGTGGGAGAGACTAAGACCTCCACCTGTCAGTACTCCTGCACATGAACTTCATGTCTCAGACTGTTTGGATGATTTACGGCCCGGCGATCATATTGAGATTCAGTGGAGAAGGAGCAAAGAATTTCCTTATG GCTGGTGGTATGGGGTTGTGGGTCACTTGGAGCTCTGCGATGGGAACAGGAATCTCTGTTATTGTCATAGCAGTG ATACTGTGATGCTGGAGTTCAACCAATACACCCCCGGTTCGCGGTGGAGGCGAACAGCCGTAAATAGAAAAGACCATCAGGAAGAAGGCAACGAAACAAATGGGTTTTACGGAGGAATCAGGAAACTGCACACCAAAGAGGAGAGAGCGATGTGGAAGCAGCTGTGGCCCACCCATGTCTTGGAATAG